The following are encoded together in the Borrelia coriaceae genome:
- a CDS encoding variable large family protein — translation MKNLKKPLSVIAMMSMLTSCELIADSISNQNGISLETLTTIATNQEITNKHDISLENLTNKIQQAIQNIDINNPSTNEIIEIFKKFSIVKFEPNNKRNEIGTHFKKTAEGLTVLKNALKEKTKNNDNIITNIEKIINAIEKLAETTDNNNTEIGAINNTGTKAALISNKNNVEDIINRIKEIIKIAKEAKINIEAKTNNNITGNNINSIAAINGGAGADLKGGGANEEDVSKLINVISQIDALDILNKIENATTDVDNKGYIKDTNNDAGQLIVGRTNNTNGVGAKSNADFAAAIALKAMSKDGKFAGHKNGNNTEYAKNIQKAAATAISKVVTAIDTIIIDILNAELNKIKK, via the coding sequence ATGAAAAATCTTAAAAAACCTTTGAGTGTTATTGCTATGATGTCTATGTTAACTAGTTGTGAACTCATTGCTGACTCTATTTCTAATCAAAATGGAATTTCACTAGAAACTCTAACAACAATAGCTACAAATCAAGAAATAACAAACAAACATGACATTTCACTAGAAAACTTAACAAACAAAATACAACAAGCTATCCAAAACATAGATATCAATAACCCATCTACAAACGAAATTATTGAAATATTCAAAAAATTTTCCATTGTTAAATTTGAACCTAATAACAAAAGAAACGAAATAGGCACTCACTTCAAAAAAACAGCAGAAGGACTAACAGTTCTTAAAAATGCATTAAAAGAAAAAACTAAAAACAATGATAATATCATTACAAACATTGAAAAAATAATAAATGCTATAGAAAAATTAGCTGAAACTACTGATAATAACAACACTGAAATTGGCGCAATTAATAATACAGGTACCAAAGCTGCTCTTATTTCTAATAAAAATAACGTTGAAGATATCATCAACAGAATAAAAGAAATCATTAAAATTGCAAAAGAAGCTAAAATAAACATTGAAGCAAAAACTAATAATAATATTACTGGTAATAATATTAACTCAATTGCTGCCATTAACGGTGGTGCCGGTGCCGATCTTAAAGGCGGAGGTGCTAACGAAGAAGACGTTTCCAAACTTATTAACGTAATATCTCAAATTGATGCATTAGACATACTTAATAAAATAGAAAACGCAACAACAGATGTTGACAACAAAGGATATATTAAAGACACCAATAACGATGCTGGACAATTAATCGTTGGTAGAACTAATAACACTAATGGTGTCGGTGCAAAAAGTAACGCTGACTTTGCTGCTGCTATTGCACTAAAAGCTATGAGTAAAGACGGCAAATTCGCTGGACATAAAAATGGTAATAACACTGAATATGCAAAAAACATTCAAAAAGCTGCAGCTACTGCCATTAGCAAGGTAGTAACCGCAATCGACACAATTATTATAGATATATTAAACGCTGAACTTAATAAAATTAAAAAATAA